The Athalia rosae chromosome 7, iyAthRosa1.1, whole genome shotgun sequence genome window below encodes:
- the LOC105688102 gene encoding neuronal acetylcholine receptor subunit alpha-7-like isoform X4, with translation MRWNVSKYGGVRDLRIPPHRLWKPDVLMYNSADEGFDGTYPTNVVVKSNGTCLYVPPGIFKSTCKIDITWFPFDDQRCEMKFGSWTYDGFQLDLQIQDEAGGDISSFITNGEWDLLGVPGKRNEIYYNCCPEPYIDITFVVIIRRRTLYYFFNLIVPCVLIASMAVLGFTLPPDSGEKLSLGVTILLSLTVFLNMVAETMPATSDAVPLLGTYFNCIMFMVASSVVSTILILNYHHRNSDTHEMSEWVRVVFLDWLPCVLRMSRPVEKDEKDTQKSQKPSPVMGGSSKAYGDLELHQRSSKSLLANVLDLEDNALASHNNLLNNVYSTPGPHHPGHPGHMGTLGSMGSIGSMGHGHSHGHVHTTPHHHHHHAHAPPPTSTPHHQHAAPYTSAAAAHHHQHPQDPGPPQVETILQSACFCARYELILILKEMKVITDQLKGEDAGKKVSNDWKFAAMVIDRMCLIIFTLFTIIATITVLFSAPHIIVT, from the exons TGCGGACGAAGGTTTTGACGGCACTTATCCGACGAACGTAGTCGTCAAGAGTAACGGGACTTGTCTCTACGTACCACCCGGTATATTCAAGAGCACATGCAAGATCGACATCACATGGTTCCCGTTCGACGATCAACgatgtgaaatgaaatttggatCTTGGACGTACGACGGTTTTCAG CTAGACTTACAAATCCAGGACGAAGCTGGGGGTGACATAAGCAGCTTCATCACCAACGGGGAGTGGGATCTTCTCG GTGTACCCGgcaagagaaatgaaatttattacaacTGCTGCCCCGAACCGTACATCGATATAACCTTCGTCGTTATAATAAGGAGACGTACCCTGTACTATTTCTTCAATCTTATCGTGCCCTGCGTTCTGATCGCCAGCATGGCCGTTCTCGGCTTCACCCTGCCTCCCGACTCTGGAGAGAAACTCTCACTGG GGGTTACCATTCTGCTGTCTCTTACCGTCTTCCTAAATATGGTGGCGGAAACTATGCCCGCTACTTCTGACGCCGTACCACTGCTTG GTACTTATTTCAACTGCATAATGTTCATGGTAGCGAGTAGCGTCGTAAGCACAATTCTGATATTGAATTATCACCATCGTAATTCCGACACACACGAAATGTCCGAATGGGTGAGGGTGGTCTTCCTCGACTGGCTACCCTGCGTATTGAGGATGTCTCGCCCGGTGGAGAAGGATGAGAAGGATAcccaaaaatcgcaaaaaccCTCACCGGTCATGGGGGGCTCTAGTAAAGCTTACGGTGACCTCGAACTGCATCAGCGCAGCAGTAAATCGCTGCTGGCCAACGTCCTCGACCTCGAGGACAACGCCTTGGCGTCTCACAACAATCTCTTGAACAACGTGTACAGCACCCCGGGTCCACATCATCCCGGGCACCCGGGGCACATGGGAACCCTCGGTTCCATGGGTTCCATAGGATCCATGGGGCACGGTCACAGTCATGGTCACGTTCACACGACGccacatcatcatcatcaccacgCTCACGCACCGCCGCCCACGTCGACGCCTCATCATCAGCACGCGGCACCCTACACGAGTGCCGCTGCGGCCCACCATCATCAGCATCCCCAGGACCCGGGGCCACCGCAGGTCGAAACGATACTGCAGAGCGCCTGCTTTTGCGCGAGATACGAACTAATACTTATACTCAAGGAGATGAAG GTGATAACGGATCAACTGAAGGGCGAAGATGCCGGGAAGAAGGTCAGCAACGATTGGAAATTCGCTGCTATGGTCATAGACAGGATGTGCCTAATCATTTTTACCCTGTTCACGATAATCGCCACCATCACCGTCCTATTCTCTGCGCCTCACATTATCGTCACGTGA